DNA sequence from the Manduca sexta isolate Smith_Timp_Sample1 unplaced genomic scaffold, JHU_Msex_v1.0 HiC_scaffold_2212, whole genome shotgun sequence genome:
aggtcggaaaatacaaacttattttatggtctatggaaaaaagtctgaagttgttttgaacaatgttttctatgtcaaagagatgaaagcaaatttattgagctattcaaagattacagacaatcataaaattgtttccaggggcgacaatcaaaaatatataacgtctatggaactattatagctatagcagtgaaagaagatagactgtataaattaaaaggttatataaatgcaagtacattacatgctaatttagtgaagaaatcaagtatgacggTGAAgggagaaattacataggatgcttggtcatataaactttaacaatttgaatactatgtgtacaagtgaattattgaaaggattaccaaaggagattgaatgtaagtacatgaaatgtgctatatgtattgaaaataaaatgcataacttgccatttaaaaataatagaaaacgagcacaggatatattagaaattgtacacacagatttaaatgggccacacagaactacaggttttaatggtgaaaaatatttcttaagttttatagatgactatagtaagttggcaaaagtttattgtattccgtcaaaagataaagtatataattgtttaatgcagtatgttaatgagatacaaaatttaactgggaaaaatattaaaaattgagaTGTGAGTAATGGGAAGGGAATAcgattaataaaagagtgtttgactttgcaagatcaaagggaattatgattaaatcttgtccgccatatgtgcatgaattaaatggcacagcagagaggttcaatagatcaataatggatatgtcaagatgtctattggcagaggcaaaagtgcataaaagattttggcctgaagtggttatggcgacagcttatttaaagacttgaacattaacaaatggcactagAGAAAGGAAGAgcgccttatgagatatttttcaaacaaaggccaagcattgaaaatttaaggatatatatggaagtaaaagtatttgttagaacaccagaggaaaagaaaatgtaaaaatgggacaggaaagccgagcttggcatactaatgggctatacagatgttggatatagagtattaataaacaatagaatagttgtagcaagacattgtgatataattgaagatgatgtaatgtgtattggtctcgatgataatagagagaaaaatgataaaagtaatggccagccgaataaattggaagagaaaattatagaagagaagaaagagactaatgcagaagaaaataatgagaaaattaatgaagatttgaatgctgaaacaaatgaaagttatgatgataataaagtaattgaaacaagaaatcggcgtaaaatcaagccaccaactcggtttgatgaagaatttggttattattgtataactgttaactattgtgatgctatgattccagataattttcaggaggcaataactagcgatgaagcaaaagaatggactgaggctatgaatcgtgagatgaacagtttggcaaaaatgagacctggagacttgtaagtaaaccagcagacaaacagcctttagatgtgaaatggatatacagaaagaaagccgaaaataaatttaaagctaggttagtagtaagaggttttcaacaaaagattttattgatgatatatattcacccgttgctaaaatgcaaactttaaaattgttattgtcttattgttgtcaaaataatcttaatatacatcagatggatgttgaaactgcttttaaatggtaaaattttatctgaagtttatgtaaaccagccaattggttatgatgatggcactgatagagtttataaattaaataaaacattatatggtttaaaaagaaagccctcggggcttggtatgaatgtgtcaataagtttttaactagtcttggatttccagagtaaatatgacttttgtttatattttaaattggatactaatgtgagtgtatacattttgttatatgttgatgatttgttaatatgttgtaaagatgaaaaggtaatgagtaatattaaaacaaactgttaagtaaatttactatgaaggatatgggtaaagttaaaagaatacattggaatacatattgattatgattataaaagaataagaccatgacactgagtcaggaatcatatatagaatcattagctaagcgttataatataataaatacaaagttatatactacaccaatggaagtaaatcttaaactagaaaactgtaatataaatgagaatgtaaaatatagaaatttaattggagcacttttatatattagttcaggtacaagaccagatatatcgttcagtgttaattatttgagtagattccaaaattgctataatgagacacattttaaatatgctttttagagtacttaaatatctttacttaacaaaacatataaaattaatttataacatgaatataaattctgatatgttagattgttatgtagatgcagattttgcaggagatattgtcagtaggaaatcaacaacaggatttgtaattagactgtttgggaatgtaatattttggaaatcaaagaaacaaaattgtgtaacaaagtcatctacatttgctgaatacattgcgctgtcagaagctgttactgaaattaaatttatagtttgtttaattaatgagatttgtcagaaagattgtaaacctgtaaaatatatgaagataatattggagctcaaattattgctaaatacggaaatttcacaaaaattcaaaacatattgaagttcattatcattttgttcatgaaagtgttaaaattggtttaattgatgttataaaaattgcatctgatcaaaatatagctgacattttaacaaaaccattgggaagtaataaatttaataaatttagagatatgttaaagttgttgtaaaagtaatttatctttcagatggatattatgttgagataaacattggtttaaattgtttaattaaagatgataattttaatataaaaaaaaaaaaaaataaaataaaaaataagttacaattaatatgttatactgaaggtaatgtttatagagctattgtcttgatatgagtagtgtatgatatgatttagttaaaatataaatgtaaggaggcatgttgaatgggtacatttatatttgtttagggtaacatttgttaatatgtaatttaatttgtttttgtggcaacacgcctccacttccttcttcctgtcacgggctgccggcgagcagccacaataatgtagttctttaagtttatgtttaagatatcaaattaaataacagtgatccgtcatagtggttttattaacaggAGTAAACTATGTCTCTTAAATCCTAATATACGAGcaaaaaaataacgaatattcGGATTTAGCAAAAGTGAAAGCTTGAGGAAATTAGTATAATACAACTGGTTGTATCTCATATAAATGACACAGCCATTTGCCATAAGACGGAAAAACTCGCTTACAAAGAATACGCTTCAGTTCTCATCCTAACGAGATACATGTAAAAAGATAAGTAAACAAATAAGCGAATAATGCGGTTGGAAACGTCGTCGGTTTTTTCGCGAACCAAGGGATGAAAGCGTTTAATAATGAGACGGCTATAAACGCGGccgtttctttttattttgcctCCTCGGCCTTTGTCTCGAGCTTTGTATTaaccatattatatatatgtttaatGCAAAACTCGAGACGCGGCCATTTTCACGTTGTTTTGCCTGAAATCGACTCAGGCAggaaatttaaagataaaataccTTTCTTTATCTGACAGAAAGTTGGCGAGCTATTTTTCAGCCGGAATTTTTGTAAGAGGTCGTTCCATATcgttaaattgaaaatatatcaacAAGTTCCTATTTGCATAGGATGgttttgtttcataatacaaaatacatacttaGATATATATCTAAATCTAAAAAGTTAGGTACGGTCGGAGATGATACAGTAATTATCTATTTACCTTTCAATACTAGGTATtctataaaactgaagagttgtTTGAACgtggtaatctcaggaacaacggATTCGAAtcgaaaattcttttagtgtcgTGTAGCCCATTTATTGAAGAAGGTTAtaataggctatatatcatcacgctataaccaacaggagcggagcatcaatgaaaaatgttgaaaaacgaggaaaaaatatttctattgagAAATTCTGTTGCGTGCACTGCATAAACGGTTACaattacgcaacaatcataTATGACGAAATCGTTCctcttataaaattcaaaaaaatatatttaaaaaaataaagtcccccgccgcatctaaCTGTCGTATGAAcaagataaactcaaaaactacgcaactgatatcgataaaatttggtatggagatagtttgagactctgggaaggatTATAAGCTACCTTCTATACAATCGGGACAATATACAGCGGaacttttatgccggaaaaatTAACATGCGGgcgtagccgcgagcaaaatgtatcaaaagatattacaatttaattgcaACAATAGAAAGTCTACCACGTTAATAATAGATGGTTCACGGaccaataaataacaaagccTCGCCATAGGCACGGCAACTTAGACCGCACCCTTACCCGACAAACCGTTAGctactaattaaaatagtaaccGTTAGCTACTAAGACTATTTAACAAATAGTGTTAGAAACCTCCACACGTATTGCTCGCCCTGGGAATGAAAAGTAGCATCTCCCAAGCTATCCCCAGTTCCTATCAGTCAGGATGGGAAATGTTCGCGGACACTTCTAAGCCTCAATGTGTTTTAAAACCACGAAATACGGGCACTGCATTATGTAGTACAATGGCTAGGCGCGGGTAATGTCACCCGACTTCATTTGTACTGTGTATCAATACTTTAGTTCGAATGAGCACAAATGTACAGTGTTAGAACATTTACCTAATcacttaaaaatgtttttctcaaGCCCTACCTACATAATCAACAATAACATgcaagttacaatatctattatCAATGATGACATACGGCATTGAGAAGTGACCTCTGACCATGGGCCGCCCAAGACTACTCATGGACACACATCAATCTAAAGAGCAATGAGCAGGATACACAGTTTGCAGGACTGACGACATGAGACAAAAAAGTTCCCGAGTGGAGACCACGTCCCGTGAAGCCTAGCGTTGGACATCCATTCGCGAGGTAGACAAACGACTTGATAAAGATTGCAGGAAAACGCTGGAGGTAGGCCAGAAATTAAAGAAATGTTTGGGGAGACCTACGTTCAGTAGTGCACCTCATATGGCattggctgatgatgatgaagctaTTGAATTATCTAGTAAgtattagataataataattgttacaatttataatgtttgttttaaagtatttatttatcttttacaaTACTTAGCACTAAAAATGTACATGTTTTTAGTCTTAAGAAtatatctttgagaaatgtctCCTTTTTATACtgtaactttacaataaatatctttagctagcaaaaatttatatatacattagtTAGTTGTAATACAACATAATTACACTTATCATTATCtagttaaaacttattttacttttatctcACTATTAAAGACTATAcaaatgcataattttatatgcaTAAACATCACAACATACAATAACCAGTCTTTATCTGTTCTAAAAATTAACTCAAAACCAACTTGGCGAAAGCTTTCTGATTTTGTCAATCACTGTGTATTTTCATTGGGTCGGTGAACTGAGCAGTCAGTATGTAGAATAATGCAGGAGCGGGGACCAGAGATAAGTACCACAACTCTCTGAAGCCAGTCAGAGACAATATTCCATAGGCATGAACAAGCCAGTGGCCGACCAGTATGATCAAGTTCCTTGAATTAGTGATTGAGGATAACAGCAAAGCGGGTGCAGATTGTTCAATTTTGATGGAGAAATGTGATGCTGATGTCatcattgatattattattactatgtatGGAAATGAGcaatctgaaaaataaacatatttgtatgaGATTTGTAATCTTGGAAGATTTAATTTAGAAACTAAATGAGTTTAGTAAGTAAATcagtaaataaagattatatttgtttagactATGGGAATAAACTAACaatagaaaaattttaaaatcctcAGAATCAATTTATATCATTGTACAAATCTGGATGTATTGTAAAAATCTGGATCATGGATTGATTCTAATTATgcttttcataaattatgaaaaatctattataattataaaactatcaTTTGTATCGAATACTTACAAATCAAACCAGCTGCAACAGTGTGTATAAGTACTAGTATGGGATAAAAATACAGAGCACAGGAAATTGCCTTTTTCCTGGATTACATGAATTCCAAGTGAGGACCCAGGGTCTTAGTGTTATTGTCATCAACAAACTGAATGCGTAAATCAACAGCACTATTGTGTATCTGgaaaaagatattaataatcTGAATGCTATTCAATTCAAACGTGACTACCTTTGTGGTATAGTCATATAGTGCATGCGGTACAACACTTTCAAGGTTCCAGGTTAGACAAAGTGATATCAGGTCTTTTTTGTTCTATCAGCCTAGAGTCTAACATGTACCCAATATAACGATAAGctcacctatcacatcatggaacacaCAGGCGAAGTGGGTGGCCtgcttgcacctctgcctatgcTTTTAGGGATACAGGTGTGTTGtgtttgttgtttgtttattattcacttaaatatcagcaaaattttattaatatttgcctTATGACTACCCTCACAGAACATACCACAaagcattaaataaaacacattacacATACATATGTTTTGGTAAtgcctttataatataatcaataaagtCTAGATATTTAAAGATTATAGACTAACcctataattgaatttatttatattgacagTTGGCAGACTAATTGACTCAAATGTAATGTTTTCAGAATTTGAAACCTTTTGAACAcagtttaataagaaaaattgcTAAGTCAATAAGCCTGCCAACTGCCAATATAAAGCAGACCTAATACTTACAATGGATAAACAGCTTCTTGTGTGCAATGTAAAGTCTCCTTATAATCTGGCTGTGGGTTGTGGAGTAGAGTGTACCAGTCCGACAATGCCTTCGGTGAGCACACATGTAATGCAATGCTTCCTGTAGGCGGCAACACTAAGAGAGCGGCCAGGGTTCCTGACACGACTTCCACAAATGCACAGGCGTGTTGGATTAACATGCCCTCTTTACTGTaaacagaatatatttattagttacattgcaataagaaatataaataaaatataattagtaaagatgatattatagaaatataactaAGTAGTAGTACATATTCCCCTAAtaagaatattgtaaataataaatttaacttacgCTTTTCCTACAGTAACCATGTCAATGAAGAACCAATGCAACACCATAGGCAGGAGTACCATGAAACCTAAGTACTGCCAGTCGTAGAGGTAGGCTCATCAATGCATGGCATACAATAACTGGAGCTATTTGTCCTATAGCCTCGAGGGCATGCACCACAATCGCTCCATATGCCGTCCTCCAGCTCCGTACGCCCGCAATACAACCCCGGACACGATCTAACTGCAGCCATTTTAAGTTTTTGCAATTAAGTTTTCAATTCACTTTAACActaatcattttttttcaatgacaTAGGTAAATACGAAACCAAACATTGATGCACAGGTTGACACTTGACTGCGCTTGACACAATGACACTGACAAGTTGACATTTCTAAAGtcgaattttaattcatttcacGCATAATAacatatgaatgaatgaaacactttattgtataggtacaccaaatacagaaaaataaatacaattattacatttgcaccaataggcggtcttatcgctaaaaagCGATCTCTTCGAGGCAACCTGATCAACAATGATGatctttgaaatacaaaaactaCTTGGTATTGAAGGactgttattgattttttgggaaaaataattatcatattttagtcaaatacaatgattaaaatctatttttactacctattataaaacaaagtttcctTGCCGTGTCTTTCCTTctaaaacaacataaaactaCCGAACGACTTCTATTACGGTTTTCACCAAAGAATGCAATGATTCATGAGGAATGTTTACGTATATAACAGGGTACtttccaaaatattttcctttaagtaagtatatgtttGACTTAGTTTGTTGCTTGAATGAGCTTGAATTTGAATATTCTTTTCGGCTAGATACTAGATGACCTTTttgaacttttaaaaaaaatggaaaagtttctcaattcgacgtgtagGTATCAAGGCAGGTATATCAGAACAatagttattgttctgaggtaggtatatatttagtacatattttttttttaaatttgttacctcagaacttagTCATTTTCCCCTTCTCACCTTTCCCTTCAGGGGTAGGTAAAGATTATTGGgatataagtacttaagtatatttattttattaatttatttaattatatggagtgtatgaataacaataataataaattattttgatcgaCAGTAAGACGGTGAGCCCGTGGGCTCACCGTGCCCGTGGGCCATGCTCGCGCACGCGTCCTCCCTAAACACAGTCGGCTCAGCACCACAGCTTGGCACTGTGGGAACGCCAGCctcggatcttgaattttttggaggcggggcaaaatctggacagtgccgcccccgaccacctatatttttacttttgtcatgatcatcataatcatttcgcgccccgcgggaaataatttatatgtgtaatgtactggatgtctcagtagtcaaagttgcctTAATTATGAGTTgagtattcgtctgccaagtttgaatttgccgccctctaaattcgccgcccggggcacgagCCCTtgcttgccccccccccccccccccctagatccggggctggggAACGCGGTACGGTATAGGTGTCCGCGGGATCGGCGAGTTTTGTGCCGGAGAAACGTTTTTACTTATAAGACGCGCTATAAGGTATAAATCCTAAGCGCGACAGTGATACCGTGTCCCCAATGCAACTACGCAATCGGGACAATCTATTTCTTACTAATGCAAAACAGCAAAAAgaacattttatcaaaaaataatctGCCTTCAAAAGCCATtaagaactaaaaaatatttaacattaccatAACCACTATAATATAGGTTCTATAAAATCACTAGAATTAGGCACcgaatccaaaattggtaaccactAACCAGTATTTAAACATATAGGATGTCGCCAAGACTGGTGGAAACGTCGGATAAATCAAGCTGACTGAGAGTTTTcatcgaaaataaatattttctttggacTTATGCCTTCgagatataacaaaataatataggatgggatttttccttttttatgtcTATAGAAAAGTTCGCAATGAcgcaataatgtttatatttttaagggtAGCTTACTATCCTCAAGAAATAATATGTACCTGcatataatatgctataaaaaagaGTATTGTCTCTATGGTAGGCAGGGGATTGTCTGTGTCCCTGGCATCACCGAGTCCATGAGCTGCGGTGGCCGCTTACCGTCCGGTGGGCCGCTTGCTCGTCTGTCTATactggcaaataaaaaaataagaaaattctaTTACCAAGGTGAAGCTGGGGCGGATTACTAGtatctacatatattatgaTTGCCATAGTAACCCTGTCTACCTGTATGTCTGTTACCCTTTCAAAGCTGAACCCCTAAATCGGTATTTTTTTCCTGATGATTCActacattaatgtatattttcacataattattGCAATAGTAATATCATCTGTGTCAAACAGATAGAGTGTCGGAGGCGGGGAAAATTCTGcgatttgatacgtagctcatCCCCCTCCCTTAAATCGCtatcgatgaaatttggaatggagAGTTTGAGTCCCTGGGAAAGTCATACACAGGCCACTCTTATCCTGCTAtaaaaagctagtttataaataataaacaaagagaacattattataaatttattaatgagatatcaaaaagtatgaattacatgtacaattaaataaagtacaacatataaattacgacaaattataattctttaaattttacagATGATACTATGCCCCTCTCGAGGATGTAACGTTTTCGTAAACGGCTCACAATATAACGCACGATACAGAAGGTCAAGTAGATAGTAAATAAAACACCAGCAAGAAGGTAACTAAGAAGGTCCAGCATGTAATATTTGACAAAAGTCGCGCCAACAGCTGCTGAGCGAAGATGTTGAGCTCCTCCATTTCTAAGGACATATTCCGTCCACCAAACTGCGAGTTCAGGCCCTGATATGACGTCATCTACCACCATGTCTTTCAGTTTTACAATAGCTTTCTTGTATCTGAAATACAATAATGGTTACGTAAAACaggtggtttttatttttatatttacattgtacaTAGAACAATAACGATAGCTAAAGTTTGTTGATTTGCCGGGTATGCCTTGGATAGActgatgtaaattttaatattattataacgaatAGATATAGTAAtagaagtaaatttattttccaaaataactcTTCTTATAAGAATTATCAACGATGTCCACACTAGGCTATACCTGCATCGACatcaaaaatatagtttaaaaagaCAAATTTTGTATCTTACTTGTTGTCAGAAGCTACAGCCGTTATTATGGTTTTCAGAGTTTCCTTATCCATGTCATACGGGTTTACAATTTCACCTActccatattttatatattctccAATAAATGTCTTTCTAGACTTTACAAATGGTAAACCTATGATTGGTACTTCGTAAAAGAGAGCTTCTTCTAGCGACCGTTGACCACCGTGTGTTATAAATGCCTTTACATTTCGATgagctacaaaaaatatatatttattattttaaagatctAGGTATCTGTTACATATATACTTAGGTTTATAATCAGTCAACCACATAATAATTAcgtcatacaaaatttaataatagcaaTAGCAGTTACCAATTTAATAATAGTAGTGTTACataccatatttaaataatctaagTAAACAAAATTAGTTAACTAATTTATCAAGTCTTCTATTTTACCTAATATTTGTTGCTGTGGGAACCATGCTTGCGTAACAACATTATTTGACTTGTTGACCATAGTCGTATTACCGATTTTCCATAAAACGGTAAAAGGTAGCTCCTTAAAAGCATCTGCGAATATCTGCAGTATTCGCGGCGAAAGTTGTTCTGCATCTTGTATAGCTCCCACGCTAAAGTACACTACACCTTTTATTTGCGAGTCCAGGAAAGCTTGAACATTCTAAAaggaataagaaataatttaaaatatttagtttctgTAACCCAATAAGaacttatgtaatataaaaacagacaTTATACCTGTGGCAAACTTATATCTGGTGTTATATGCATGCGGTCAACAAAAGTAATAGCCGGAACAACTGGTCTATTACCAATTAATAAAGGATTACTGGCAATAAATAGCAAATCTATATCATATTCTACTTGCTGTAAGTCTCTTTTCAGTCCAAAGATTTTCTTAGCCGCTAACTCGCTAAGCGGtaagtaattgttataaaattcattcttGGTCTGGATATGTCGATAAAATTCAATCACTTTTTGCCAGCGACTCAAGTTTCCATAATTAAGCGTATTAACGTCTGGATATAAAATCGGGTGAATTGGATTGCCCTTTGCTTCGTACTGGTGTATTTTTCCATTCGATGTGGTAATAGAAATGTGTGGTACCTTGTACTTATCTGCCACAGCGTATAGAAGTGGCACATCAGCTTCAGTTATAACCAGGTCAAATTTGATGTTAGGATTAATAAACAATGCAGTCATCTGCTTAGACTTCAACTGGGCAATGGCAATTTTAAGAGATAGTTCGTTCATAGCCCTTAATTGTGGGTAATAGTCATCAGTATTAGTTAACAATTTCTTGTACTCATCCCAAAAGGGTGCCGATTCTTGTCCTACATCAAGTTCCACGATATTTTCCGTATCCGGGTACATAAACTGACCTGGATAAGGTGTCATAACAACCAAGGAGTGGCCACTTTGCGCGAGCAACGAGACATATCCCCTGAACACCAAATGATCTGAATAAGATAAAGACGAAAACAATGCAAGTATCGACGCTCCGTCAACCACACAGCTTAAAGATATGAGTAAAAACACTAAACAAAATCTATTTGATCCCATAATGGAATCATATAAAAGCAAGCACCACTTTTCGAGTCTACGCAAAACTGAGTTGAATTCATAAAAGAAAACGACGACAGGTACTTATAGCGTAACTGAGGATTAACAGCAGCTGGGTAAACTAtgcaaatgtaaataatgttaacgtgtaaaacaatattatgaacttatgaatatcatttttaaatctatatttgggataatcagataaaattattctatagaGTTTCGAATAAATACAGTAcctatatatctaaataaaacctTTCCAAAGTGGGAGGCGGTCTCTCCTAGACAGCGGTGAAAACAcgttaatgtaaattttgtcaATCAATTTCTATCCCTTGAGAACAGCACTTTTCTCGATGAAAGGTATCATATTGTATTCTATACCCCTGACAACGTAcgtattagtaaaattttatatcatcaaTTTGAGTAGTAAAGACGTGAAggcgtaataaataaaatcatttttataatagttattagcGTAGGTACTACTTGGTGAGCCCGCTAAATTCCTCTTCCTGCATTGAATAGAGGGGCAGGcagaatcattttaattttagacaGCAGAGTGTTGTGACAAAGAATACTCTAGGAACCCCTAGGATAGATCAACCTTTTCAAACAATGTGGCGTAATAGTTAGATACTATACGAAGTTAGCTAAAAGTAAGTTTCAGCCAATATGCCCCGGCCCTAAATTACTGTGtagttattattcatttattatgtttgagtTAAGATTCTTAGATTAAGTGGAATGACCAACCAGATGCAGACATTCTAGTCTCGGTTTTGGTTCCAATACAGCTCCTATATACTTTTCAGCGCTACGTTTGATGCATACCccaacgatgaaggaaaacattgatGTAATATTGAGTCTTAAATCATGCTAGGAAAGATTATTAAATACAGGGTTATCATTACTACGAAggcaagtaataataatattcaaaaacattGGAAGAGAGACAGTTTATATCGGACTTCGCAATCACccaattacttaattaaaataatatctgccATCAGTATCGAGGGAGATATAAAGAGAACcctatttataattcataataaaaagttataaaaatataatgtatgtagtaCGTATAGGTATATTGATATATCAGCGAACCGATGTATGAACACAgttcataattatattcttttatggaTAACAACcatagttaccatggcaacgagTTCATGACGACATCGAATAGTCAAAGTTGACGAATCTGTAAAATGAtctggaatataaataaaatttaaacattacgtttttattgaatatacttAGTGATATTCtcgagtaaaaa
Encoded proteins:
- the LOC119191998 gene encoding UDP-glucosyltransferase 2-like — protein: MGSNRFCLVFLLISLSCVVDGASILALFSSLSYSDHLVFRGYVSLLAQSGHSLVVMTPYPGQFMYPDTENIVELDVGQESAPFWDEYKKLLTNTDDYYPQLRAMNELSLKIAIAQLKSKQMTALFINPNIKFDLVITEADVPLLYAVADKYKVPHISITTSNGKIHQYEAKGNPIHPILYPDVNTLNYGNLSRWQKVIEFYRHIQTKNEFYNNYLPLSELAAKKIFGLKRDLQQVEYDIDLLFIASNPLLIGNRPVVPAITFVDRMHITPDISLPQNVQAFLDSQIKGVVYFSVGAIQDAEQLSPRILQIFADAFKELPFTVLWKIGNTTMVNKSNNVVTQAWFPQQQILAHRNVKAFITHGGQRSLEEALFYEVPIIGLPFVKSRKTFIGEYIKYGVGEIVNPYDMDKETLKTIITAVASDNKYKKAIVKLKDMVVDDVISGPELAVWWTEYVLRNGGAQHLRSAAVGATFVKYYMLDLLSYLLAGVLFTIYLTFCIVRYIVSRLRKRYILERGIVSSVKFKEL